A segment of the Streptomyces sp. ITFR-21 genome:
GCATGGGCAGTCCGCCGATCACGGTCCTCCCTGCAACCTGAGCGGCGACCGCGCTGGGGGTGGGCTAGGGCTGGTAGGCGACGTCGAGGAAGGTTCCGGTGCCGCGGGGCCAGTGCGGTGCGAGGTGGGTGGCGGCTCCGGGCGGTACCGCGGAGATGACCAGCTCGGCGGACAGGTGGGCGGCGGTGGATTCCCACGGGTGAAGGTCGGCGCGGATACTGATCCGCTCGGCGGCGGCGAGCAGGTGGTCGGCTCGGTCGGGGTTGCGGGCGATTACGTGGGCGTGGTCGCAGCCCAGGTGCCGGGCGGCGGCCAGGGCGGTGCCGGCGGTTGCTCCGGCGCCGATGATGGTGACCGAGGTCGCGCGGGCCACACCGGCTTCGCGGAGGGCTTGGAGCATCCCGTGCAGGTCGGTGTTGTCGCCGACGAGGCGCCCGTGGTGGACGACTATGGTGTTGGCGGTCCCCGTCTGCCGGACGGTGTCGGACGCGTCGTTCAGCAGCGGCAGGACGGCGCGTTTGAGCGGCATGGTGAGGGAGAACCCGGCCCAGCTCTCGTCCAGGCCGCGCAGGAAGCCGGGCAGGTCTTCGGGTAGGCATTCGATGGCGTGGTACGTCCAGTCCAGTCCTATCGCCTGGTAGGCGGCCCGGTGCAGGACCGGCGACAGCGCCTGGGCGATGGGGGATCCCAGGATGGCGAGGTGCTTCACGGCTGGCGCTTTGGGGCGTGGTGCAGCATGGCAGCCACGCCTTCGTCGCCGGGCTGGTAGGTGATTCCGCGCAGGACGGCGACGGGGGCGCCGCGCCCGCGCTGGCCGAGGATCAGGCCGGCTGCGGCGGCCACCAGGTCGGTCAGTGTCTCCTCCTGGTGCCTGGTCCGCCCGCCGGGCTCGGTGCGCTCGGAGACGCGCAGGGGGGTGATTCCGGCGGCGCCGATGCTGATGACGGTGGCGCCCCGGCGGTCGGCCCGGCCGTCGGAGTCGGCGATCACCACGGCGACCGTTGCCCCGCTGGAGGTGGTGAGGGCGTCGCGCAGCCGGCGGGCGGAGGCGTCGGGGTCTTCGGGCAGCAACCAGGCCCCGTCGGGCCCGTCGCGGTCGATGCCGGCGGAGGTGAGCTGGTAGCCGAGGTGGTGGCGGGCGATGATCGGGCCGCGCTCGGTGGCCAGGAAGTGGTCGCTGGATTCGTCGAGGATGAGCTGGACGATCCCGGCGGGCTTGCCCGTGCGGGCTGCCAGCTCCCGGGCCTGGGGGCCGGGGGTGACGGTGGACAGGTCCCGGTGGCGGTCCTCGGCGATGGAGACGACCTTCGAGGCGATCACCACGATGTCGCCGTCACGCAGGCCGGCGCCCTGGCCGGTCAGGGTCGTGGTGATCGCGGTGGCGAGGTCGTCGCCGGGACGGATGGTGGGGAAGGGCTCCGCGGCGAACGCGGTGAAGGCGCTGGTGTTCATGGCGTGCGGCTCCGTGCAGTTGTCGGGGCGAGGGCGGTGGCCAGAGTGGCGTGGGCGGCGGCGAGGTCCGCGGCGCGCCCGCCGGAAGGTGGGGCGGTCAGCCAGGTGCGGACGCGGTGGACGTAGGCCGGCCACAGGGTCTGGGCGGCTTGGTATGGCGTCGTCCCGGACCTGACGGCGTGCCATGCTTCGGCTACCGGCAGTGGCCACGGTGCGGCATCGTACCGGGGTTCGGCGGGGGCGAGTTCGCCGAGCGCGGCGAGCATGGACGCCAGGCGTTCGGGGGCGACCTGCCGTTCGGCGGGACGGTAACGGGCAGCGGGTCGGGCTTCTCCAGCTGGGGGCGGGGGCTGGCGGGTGGTCAGGGCGAGCAGGACGGGGACGGCCTGGTCGTAGATCCGCTGCAGGTGCGGAAAAGAAGCGGCGTGCTGCTTGGGCGCGTGCAGCGGAATGGAGCTGACGGGACCGGTGCGGGCGGCGGTGAGCAGCAGGAAGGCGTCGATGCCGTAGCCGTCGACCGCTCCGGCGAGATCCGGGGCCAGTTTTAGATCGGCAAGCAGGGCTGCGCGGACGGCCCGGGCCGGCAGGGCGAGGTCGCCGGCCAGCGGCTGGGGTACGTCGTGGCCGGTGGTAGCGGCGATCAGGGGGCGGGCCAGGTGGGAGGTGAGGTTGGCCTCGTCCCAGTAGCGGGGGTAGTCCGCGATGGCGCACCCGCCGGATTCGAGGGCGCGGTCGAGGAGGGCGCGGTACACGGCGGGGTTGGGGTTGCGGGTGTCGGTGTCGGCGATGAGGACCGGCCCGGTGCCGCCGGGCAGGTGCGTGAGGGCGTGGAAGATCTGGGTTCCTTTGCCGCGTGGGAGATCGGTCAGGCTGATCTTCCGGGCCCGGGTCGGGGTCGCGTTGAAGATCCGGGCGGTGGCGGGGTCGTCGGAGGAATCGGCGTGGACGATGACGGCCCGGTCGTCGTCCAGGGCGGTGTCGACGGCGGTGGTGACGGCGGCGATGGTGGCGGGTTCGTTGCGGCTGGGCAGCACCGCGGCTGCTGGTGGTGGGGTCATGCGGTCATCTCCCGGGTGATCAGGTCGGCGGCGCTGTCCGGGTCGGGCGCATACAGGTAGAGGTAGAGGTGGTGGCCGAGGCGGGCGATCAGGTGGGTGCGCCAGCGTGCGAGGGCCGGGGTGTCGAGGGTCCAGACCGGCCCGTAGGGGGCGCCGTCCGGTCCGCTCAGCGGGGTGGGCAGCCCGGAGATCTGCCGGGCGAGGGCCTCATGGAGGCGGAGTTGCTCGTTCGCTGAGAACGGCAGGGCGTTCACGAGCAGCGGGCTGGGGACGGCCGGGTGCACGGTGAGGCGGACTACCGCGGTCAGGACGGAGGGGCCGGCGGCGAAGGGCACCAGGGGGAGGACGGGTTTGGGGGCCTGCCACTGGGCCGCGTCGCGGGGCCGTACGGCGGCGGTCGCTTTGCCGGGCCACAGCAGCAGCTCGGACCCGTGTTCGCCCATGACTGCGAGGTCGTCGCCGGCGTGGGTGAAGCCGCGCTCGCCCAGGGCGAGGGTCACGCTGGTCTTGCCCGCGCCTTTGGCCCCCAGCAGCAGCACGCCGTGGCCGCCGGGGCTGATCACGGCGTTGGCGTGCAGGGTGAGCATCCGCTGGTGCTGGCGGGCGCGCTCCAGCGCGGTGTAGGTGGCGTAGGCCAGGGTCGCGGTGCCGGCAACCGCCCGGGTCAGGCGCAGACGGACCGCAGGCCCGGTGGCGGTGACGTCCGGGTCCCTGGTGGCGTACTCCACGATCACCTCGGAAGTTCCTGGCGAGGGTTGCTGGTGGTTGTGGTGCCAGCCGCCGGGGAGTCGGTCACCCACCGCGGCGGCCGGTGTCGTGTCCAGCCCTGCCGGAACCCTCAACGCGGCGGTGACGTGGCCGGTGGTCACGGCGCCCCGAGTCATGACGGTGCCGTGCTCGTGTCGAGTTCGGCGAGCAGTTCCTCGACCGGCGCGATTCCGGGCAGGTAGCGGTGGCGCTCGACGAGGTCGGACATCCAGTCGGTGCGCTGGAACACGGCGCGGACGATGTCGGCGGCGTGGGGGTCGGGGTGGGTGGTGGTGATGTCCAGTGAGGCGGGGTCGGGGTAGCGGGAGCCGTTGGTCCACATCACCGCGATGCGGCAGGGGCCGCTGCGGTGGGCGAGTTCGGCGGCTGCGGTGTCGGCGAGCCAGCCGCCGACCTTGCCGACGTGGTAGGCGGGGTTCTTGCCGAACAGGGCTTCGTTGCCCGCCTGCTGGCCGGGGGTGATCAGCCCGGAGCGGGCGTTCCCGCGGCCGACGAGTCCGTCTTCGCCGTAGTCGATCGCCGATCCGGACACGGTGAAATACTGGCCGGCCAGCGGCCCGGTCGGGGTGTTGCGGGTGTTGCAGACCACGGTGACGGGGCCGGGCAGGCGCTTGGACAGCTCCGCGGTCAGCTCGCCGGCGGTGTGGGTGACCGCGTCGTGGAGTTCGGCTGCCGAGGACAGGTGGCCGGGCAGGGCCGGCACGCAGGTGGTGACCGTGAACATGGTGCCGTCCCGGACGACCAGGGCCTTGATGTCGCTGCCCGCCCAGGGCTCGCGGCGGAACCATGCTTCGGTGAGCAGCGCTGTCGTCTCGGCCGCGGTGCGCGGGGCGGTGCCGACCAGGAACGCGGTGTCGTTGGAGTACGGCGCGGTGCGCTCGGGCAGGTCGGCCAGGGTGCGGGGCGCGAACCAGTACGGGAACTTGGAGGAGTCCGTGGTCTGGTGCACGACGGTGTAGGTGATGCGGTCGAAGCCGGGCAGCGCGGCGCGCAGTTGGTCGGTGGCGGCCTGCTCCAGGATCTCGCGCACCGGCAGGGCGCGGCCGGCGAAGGTGGTGGAGATCCGCCCGCCGAACACCACCCTGACGGGGCGGTCGTAGACGCCGTCGCTTTCGCCGAACCGGGCCCGGCCGCCCAGGACGGCGACCTTGTCGAGGTTGTGGTGCAGCACGGCGCCGAACTCCCGCAGGCAGTAGGCGCTGTAGTAGAGGGAGGCGCGTTCGGCTATCGCGTCGGCCAGGGTGTCGGGGTGGCCGATGCCCTTGCGTTCGACGACCTCGACCTGCTGTTCACCGGGAAGCACGGGCCGGGGAGAGGTGGTGGGCGGTGCGGTAGACATGGTCGATGACCTCCAGCGGGCGCGCCAGGGCGCCCAGGGGGAAAAGGCTCGGATGGTGGTGGGACAGGCCGCCGGTGCCGGGGGCGGGCAGGGCGCGGTACATCTCGCGGCGCAGCGTGCGGTCGTCGGGCGCGGCCTCGGCCGGGCCGAGTCCGGCTTCCAGGTTCCGGCCGCGCACGTGGAGGTGTTCTCCGCTGCGGAGGTGCAGGAGCACGTCGTGCCGCGGCGGTTGGTCGCTGTCGACCCGGGCGTCCACGGTCAGGACGGCGCCGCTGTCGAAGGTGATCTCGGCGGTGACGTGGTCCTCGGATTCGGCCCATTGCCGCTCGTGGCGCACCAGGGCGTCGCAGGAGGCGATGTCCCCCGGTGGCAGCAGTCGCAGGGCCAGGGCGAGGCCGTGGATGGCCTGCTGGTGCAGGACGCCCCCGGAGGTCGCCCAGTGGGTGCGCCAGGTGCGGTAGTAGGCCCGGTCTCTGCGGCAGACGAGCGTCACCTCGGCCCGGCGCACTTCCGCCTTGTGGTCGAGCAGTCCGGGAAGGCCCGGGGCGAAGTGCGGCTGGAACGCGACGAAGATCCGCTCGTCGGCCGGCTCCGGTCGGCCGAGGTCGGCGGCGCGGACGGTGACGGGCTTTTCCACCAGCACGGTGGCACCGGTGCGTGCGGCGCCGCGCGCCACTTCCAGCGCGGTCCCGGGCGGTACGGCCACGACGACCAGGTCCGGGGCGAACCGTTCCAGGGCGTTGTGCCAGTGCGCGAGCCGCGGCAGCCCGGCGGGCAGGCCGGTGACCGGGCGGGGATCGGCGACCGCCACCACGGTCGTGCTCTCGGTACCGTTCAGGGCGTCGAGGTGCTTCATGCCGACCTCGCCGGCCCCGCCGAGCAGGACCCGCCTCACGCCAGGCCGCCGGGCACGGTCCGGCGCAGGAACGCCGCACCCTGGGTGATCGCTTCGGCCGGATCGTCGCGCACGTGGGTCTCCAGCGCGTACGGCAGGGCGGGGCGCACACGGTGCAGGACTGCCAGCAGCTCGCCGTACGGCACACTTCCCGTGCCGGCGGCGGTGAAGTGCCTGGCGCCGTCCGCGCCGAGCCGGTAGTCCTTGACGTGGACGTACTCCGCGTGCGGGGCAAGAGCGTCGACCGCGCCGACCGTGCCGTGACCGACCTCGTGCAGGTTGCCCAGGTCTAGCCACAGGCCCAGGTCGGGGTGCGCGCGCAGCACGTCCAGCAAAGCGGCGGGCTCGGCGATCGTGCACACCGGCTCGTTCTCCAGCAGCAGCCGCACCCCGGCGGCCTTGGCCCGCTCCAGCGCGTAGGGCAGCAGCGGGTCGTCGGGGAACGTCTCGGTCAGTGCGCTGCCGACTCGCAGGTGCGAGAAGATCCGGATCCGGCCGGTGCCCAGGATGTCGGCGACGTCGATCGCCCGGTCGACCCATCGGCGGCGGTCTTGGTCCGGCACCTGGGTGGGGAAGCCGAAGCTGTCGACCCGGCCCGGGCTCGCCTCGGGACGGCACCACTTCCACAGCGGCGCCGCCAGCGCCGCCACGACCAGCCCCCGCTCGTCGGCCAGCCGCCGCACCGTGCGCAACTGGTCGTCGTCGAGGACGAGCGCGTTCGAGCCGTAGGCGGTTCGGATCTCCAGGTGGCCGACGCCGAGGGCCACGGCCAGATCCATTCCGGTCGCCGGGTCCCGGCCCAGCTCATCGGGGTTGAGCGCAACGAATCCCTGCACGACAAGCTCCTCTTCATCTTCTTTCGGGTGACGGCCGTCCGGCGGGTGCCAGGCGGCCCGGCTCCGGTGAGCTGCGCCGCAGGCCGACGTGGCGTCGCGCACGGAGCCAGGCGGGCATGCCCTGGCTACACGTGCGGCGGAGGCGGCGAAGGAGTCGGCGGGGCCGGAGGGGCGGGCGGCGGCGGGGGCGGGGGCTGGGGGCACATGGCGGAACTCCTCTTCGGTGCGGGGCGGGTAGCGGCCCTGCTGCGGGTGCCGCGGTCGCCGGATGTTGTCCCAGCCTGGGAACTCCAGGGCCGCAAACCCATCCCGAGGCCCTATAGGGGCGGCCTCTGGCCGCCGCCCCAAAGCCATGACAAGCAGTCACCGCGCATCTACGCTGAGGCAGTCGAGACCGGCCCCCGGAGAGGGGAGATCACCGTGCGCATCCACCACCAGCCCGCTGTACCTGCCGGCCTGTGGGACCAGGACGCGGTCCGCCACGCGCTGCAAACCCGTGATGTCGCCGCCCTGTTCAAGCACTTCCGCAAGTACACCGGAGCCAGCCAGACCACGGTGGGCGCCCTGGTGGGCCTGGCCCAGTCCGACGTCAGCGCCATCGAATGCGGCCTGCGCCAGGTGCAGAGCCTGGAGGTCCTGACCCGTATCGCCGACGGCCTGGGCATACCGCCGGATCTCATGGGCCTGGCTGCTGCCGACAGCAGCACGGCCACACGCCCGCCGATCATCCGCACCGTCCCCGCTCCGCCGCTGACGGCCGCTAGGCTGGCCGAAGCCGATCAGGAGGACGACGTGCGACGACGTGAACTGGTGGCCGGCGCGCTCGGCCTGGGCGCCGGGATGATCGCCGGAGCCATGTCCCCGGCCGCCGCACAGGAAGCCGGCGACAACCCGGCCGCTGCCATGGAACGAGCCCTGTTCACGCCCACGGCCGCAGCACCCGCCGGGCCGCGTGTCCTGGCAACTGCCCTGGCTGGCGCCCGCGACCAGTTCACCGCGGCCCGCTACGCAGCCCTCGGCCGCGCCCTGCCCCCGCTGATCGCGACCGCCGAAGCCACCCGCGACGCCACCACCGGCCGGGCCCGCGAACGCGCCCAGGCCACTGTTGCCCGTGCGTACGTCCTGGCCACCGAACTCGCCGTCAAACAGCACTCCGAAGCCGCCTGGGCCACCGCCGACCGTGCGCTGAACGCCGCCCGCGCCAGCGGCGACCCCCGCACGGTCAGCGAAGCCGCGCGCGTCCTGGCCATCACCATGCGCCGCGCCGGCCGCAGCAGCGACGCCGTCCACTTTCTCACCGGTACCGCCGCAGCCCTCGATCTCGGCCCGGGCTCTCAGCTCAGCGATACCCTCGCCGCGCGGGTCTGCCTGCTCACCACCGCCGCCTACACCGCCGCCACCGGCGGCCAGCGCAGCACCGCCCTGGACCTGCTCGGGGAGGCGGAGGAATCCGCCGACCGCATCACGGTCACCAGGACCGGGCAGCCGGCCGGGCTGTTCACGATTTCCGCCAGCCCCGCCCAGTGCGACCTGTACCGGATCGGCAGCCTCACTGTCCTCGGCACGCCCGACGACGCCGTCCCCTACGCCGCCCGCATCGACCCTGCCCAGCTACCCAACGCCGAACGCGTCGCCCGGTACTACACCGACACCGCACGGATGTGGCACCAGATCGGCGACAACCGCCGCACCTTCAGCGCATTGACCTCCATCGAACGCACCGCACCCGAAGAGGTCCGCCGCCCCGCCCTGCGCGCCCTGACCGCAGACCTCCTGTACGCACCCCAGAGCCTCCCCGGCCTTCGGGAATTCGCCGTCCGCACCGGAGCAGCCGCCTAACCCGGACTCTGTTACATCTAGTAGGCCAGGCGGCTGGTTGTGCCGATGGTGCACTGCCGGTCGTAGTGCGGATCCCTTCCCCGGGCGAGGCCACGGCGGTGATCGCTCGCGATCTCGGGCCCGCGGCCCTCCTCCACGCCCTACAGGCCCGTGAGCGCGGGGTGGGTGGTGCGGCTCCAGGCGCGGCGTTGCTGGCCAGCCGGCACGCGCCGGGGGGGGGACCATGGCATGGGCGGCCGGGGGTGAGGCCGGCCTGCCGATACCGCTCGTCTGCCCCTGGTCGGCCGGTTCGTGCGCGCAGCCCGTGTACCGGCTGGCAGCGAGTGCACAGTGTGCGGCGGTGTGCGGAGGTGTCTGCCCGGCTGGGTGAGAGACGCTCGTTGAGCCGCTCGGGGGGCAGCCGACACTTCCCGGATCGTACGGCGCCCGCCCGGGGGGTGCCGCGGGGCGGGCGCCGTGCAGGTGGCGGGTCAGGCGGGGGTGATGTTCTCCGCCTGGGGGCCCTTCTGGCCCTGGGTGACGTCGAAGTTCACCTTCTGGCCTTCGGTGAGTTCGCGGAAGCCGGAGCTGGCGATGTTGGAGTAGTGGGCGAAGACGTCAGGGCCTCCGCCGTCCTGCTCGATAAAGCCGAAGCCCTTTTCCGAGTTGAACCACTTCACGGTTCCACTGGCCATGTTGCCCTCCAAGGGGGTACGAAGTCGGTTCCCGCACCGTGCGGGAACCGGAGGTGATCGCCCTGGTCCTCAGAGACTGTGAACAGCAAAATCGCCCGTGCATGTGCTCACGGGCGACCGGTACTTCGGAACCATGACAGCTGGTTCTGACGCTACACCGGCAGCCGCACCCTCACCGCAGAATACTGATGGCAGGGCCTCGAATTTTCCCCGGCCGGTGCCGCCCTGGTGCCGCCCCGGTGCCACCCGAGGCCCGCTCATCTGCGGTATGGGTTCGTGCTGGGGAAATCGGCGGCGCGAGCGGGCTCGATGGCAGACAATCCGGGCATGGATCAAGCACAGTCGCTACGCCGCTTCGGAGCCGACTTCGTCGCGGCTCAGCAGGAGCGCTACGGTCGCCGCCCTCCGGAACAGCGGGAACTGACGTACGACATAGCCGTCGAGGACCAGTACGAACCGTGGCGCGTATGGCTGGACGACCAGTTCGCGCTGCTGCCGTCCGGTAAGGCCGATGAGCTGGCCGGGAAGCTCTGGTACGACCAGCACTTCTGGCCCGTGATGCACGAGTTGGTTGCCGGTGCGCAATTGCGGGGCCCGGAGGTTCAGGCGGTCTACGAACAGGAGTGGAACGGGCTCACTCCCGACTGGACCGTTGTTTCCGCTGTTGACGGTCGTCCGCTGGCAGTTGTCGAGGTCCACAGCGAGAGCCCCGACCGCCGGGCGTTCGGGCAGATGCGGTCCTGGCACGATTTGGCGACGCGCATCCGCAAGATCCCCGTGTCGCTGGTGCTTGCTCTCAAGCCGACCGGCGGCCCGATCCTTCCGCCCGATCCGCGTACGGCCAAGCGCATCGCCCAGGATCTACGCCGTCACCTCATGCAGCCGTTGGCGATCGACGAGATCCCGTCGAACGGCTACACCTTCTTGGTCCAGGGCGACCGGAACACCGGCCGATTGATGACCTCGCCGCTCGGCATGGCCACGTACCTTGCTACGCCCAGCTCCATCGCCGGCGTGGTCACCGCGCAGCCTCTCGTAGGACGAGTCGAGGACAAGGTCAGCAAGTACCGGCACCTGACTGCCGAAGGTATCCCTCTCGTCGTCGCGGTGGGGGCCCACCGGTTCACCGGGCT
Coding sequences within it:
- a CDS encoding coenzyme F420-0:L-glutamate ligase, which encodes MNTSAFTAFAAEPFPTIRPGDDLATAITTTLTGQGAGLRDGDIVVIASKVVSIAEDRHRDLSTVTPGPQARELAARTGKPAGIVQLILDESSDHFLATERGPIIARHHLGYQLTSAGIDRDGPDGAWLLPEDPDASARRLRDALTTSSGATVAVVIADSDGRADRRGATVISIGAAGITPLRVSERTEPGGRTRHQEETLTDLVAAAAGLILGQRGRGAPVAVLRGITYQPGDEGVAAMLHHAPKRQP
- a CDS encoding Gfo/Idh/MocA family protein, with protein sequence MRRVLLGGAGEVGMKHLDALNGTESTTVVAVADPRPVTGLPAGLPRLAHWHNALERFAPDLVVVAVPPGTALEVARGAARTGATVLVEKPVTVRAADLGRPEPADERIFVAFQPHFAPGLPGLLDHKAEVRRAEVTLVCRRDRAYYRTWRTHWATSGGVLHQQAIHGLALALRLLPPGDIASCDALVRHERQWAESEDHVTAEITFDSGAVLTVDARVDSDQPPRHDVLLHLRSGEHLHVRGRNLEAGLGPAEAAPDDRTLRREMYRALPAPGTGGLSHHHPSLFPLGALARPLEVIDHVYRTAHHLSPARASR
- a CDS encoding shikimate dehydrogenase family protein; translated protein: MKHLAILGSPIAQALSPVLHRAAYQAIGLDWTYHAIECLPEDLPGFLRGLDESWAGFSLTMPLKRAVLPLLNDASDTVRQTGTANTIVVHHGRLVGDNTDLHGMLQALREAGVARATSVTIIGAGATAGTALAAARHLGCDHAHVIARNPDRADHLLAAAERISIRADLHPWESTAAHLSAELVISAVPPGAATHLAPHWPRGTGTFLDVAYQP
- a CDS encoding methionine adenosyltransferase; amino-acid sequence: MSTAPPTTSPRPVLPGEQQVEVVERKGIGHPDTLADAIAERASLYYSAYCLREFGAVLHHNLDKVAVLGGRARFGESDGVYDRPVRVVFGGRISTTFAGRALPVREILEQAATDQLRAALPGFDRITYTVVHQTTDSSKFPYWFAPRTLADLPERTAPYSNDTAFLVGTAPRTAAETTALLTEAWFRREPWAGSDIKALVVRDGTMFTVTTCVPALPGHLSSAAELHDAVTHTAGELTAELSKRLPGPVTVVCNTRNTPTGPLAGQYFTVSGSAIDYGEDGLVGRGNARSGLITPGQQAGNEALFGKNPAYHVGKVGGWLADTAAAELAHRSGPCRIAVMWTNGSRYPDPASLDITTTHPDPHAADIVRAVFQRTDWMSDLVERHRYLPGIAPVEELLAELDTSTAPS
- a CDS encoding sugar phosphate isomerase/epimerase family protein; this translates as MQGFVALNPDELGRDPATGMDLAVALGVGHLEIRTAYGSNALVLDDDQLRTVRRLADERGLVVAALAAPLWKWCRPEASPGRVDSFGFPTQVPDQDRRRWVDRAIDVADILGTGRIRIFSHLRVGSALTETFPDDPLLPYALERAKAAGVRLLLENEPVCTIAEPAALLDVLRAHPDLGLWLDLGNLHEVGHGTVGAVDALAPHAEYVHVKDYRLGADGARHFTAAGTGSVPYGELLAVLHRVRPALPYALETHVRDDPAEAITQGAAFLRRTVPGGLA
- a CDS encoding cold-shock protein; this encodes MASGTVKWFNSEKGFGFIEQDGGGPDVFAHYSNIASSGFRELTEGQKVNFDVTQGQKGPQAENITPA
- a CDS encoding helix-turn-helix domain-containing protein, with amino-acid sequence MRIHHQPAVPAGLWDQDAVRHALQTRDVAALFKHFRKYTGASQTTVGALVGLAQSDVSAIECGLRQVQSLEVLTRIADGLGIPPDLMGLAAADSSTATRPPIIRTVPAPPLTAARLAEADQEDDVRRRELVAGALGLGAGMIAGAMSPAAAQEAGDNPAAAMERALFTPTAAAPAGPRVLATALAGARDQFTAARYAALGRALPPLIATAEATRDATTGRARERAQATVARAYVLATELAVKQHSEAAWATADRALNAARASGDPRTVSEAARVLAITMRRAGRSSDAVHFLTGTAAALDLGPGSQLSDTLAARVCLLTTAAYTAATGGQRSTALDLLGEAEESADRITVTRTGQPAGLFTISASPAQCDLYRIGSLTVLGTPDDAVPYAARIDPAQLPNAERVARYYTDTARMWHQIGDNRRTFSALTSIERTAPEEVRRPALRALTADLLYAPQSLPGLREFAVRTGAAA